A DNA window from Arachis duranensis cultivar V14167 chromosome 3, aradu.V14167.gnm2.J7QH, whole genome shotgun sequence contains the following coding sequences:
- the LOC107480792 gene encoding serine/threonine/tyrosine-protein kinase HT1, producing the protein MDEDSSSSWIRRAKFSHTVCHRLEYSRLGSFPNSIQRQQNSGTLKSRPAAAQPAPAPAPAAAPAVPYNPNSVSNVSQVQRNPITNRQRSLSPLPVTLLSDAFKEAQHEQKRFSTPTTPRRKDQEKRIMGKLMNQDSKDCRGTKALSNSKSPQGSPIGQLASMKLGEKSKHRKESAWTKYFDHGGGRVTAVETAEEWTVDLSKLFLGVRFAYGAHSRLYHGMYNEEPVAVKIIRVPDDDENGNMAYRLENQFIREVSLLSRLHHQNVIKFVAACRKPPVYCVITEYLAEGSLRAYLHKLEKKTISMQKLIAFALDIARGMEYIHSQGVIHRDLKPENVLISEDFHLKIADFGIACEEAYCDLLADDPGTYRWMAPEMIKRKSYGRKVDVYSFGLILWEMVTGTIPYEDMTPIQAAFAVVNKNSRPVIPSNCPPAMRALIEQCWSVHPDKRPEFWQVVKVLEQFESSLALDGTLTLLQNPLYQDHKKGLLHWIQKLSPSHPNSGPALKPRFS; encoded by the exons ATGGATGAAGATAGCAGCAGCTCTTGGATAAGGAGGGCTAAGTTCTCTCACACAGTTTGTCACCGATTGGAGTATTCCAGATTGGGCTCTTTTCCTAACAGCATTCAGCGGCAGCAGAACTCAGGGACTCTGAAATCAAGGCCCGCAGCAGCACAACCAGCGCCAGCGCCGGCGCCGGCTGCGGCACCTGCAGTTCCTTATAATCCAAACTCTGTATCTAACGTGTCACAGGTTCAGAGAAATCCAATAACGAATAGGCAGAGATCTTTGTCCCCTTTGCCGGTAACTCTTCTCTCCGATGCGTTTAAGGAAGCCCAGCATGAGCAGAAGAGGTTCTCAACTCCAACCACTCCTCGGAGGAAAGACCAGGAGAAGAGAATTATGGGGAAGTTAATGAACCAGGACTCTAAGGACTGTAGAGGAACTAAGGCGTTGTCGAATTCAAAATCGCCTCAAGGTAGTCCAATTGGGCAACTTGCATCAATGAAATTGGGAGAGAAGTCAAAGCACCGCAAGGAATCTGCGTGGACGAAGTACTTTGACCATGGTGGAGGAAGGGTCACTGCTGTGGAAACAGCTGAAGAGTGGACTGTGGACCTCTCTAAGCTGTTCCTTGGTGTCAGATTCGCTTATGGGGCTCACAGTCGGCTTTACCATGGTATGTATAACGAAGAGCCTGTTGCTGTGAAGATTATCCGCGTGCCAGATGACGACGAAAATGGAAACATGGCTTATCGGTTGGAGAATCAGTTCATTAGAGAGGTCTCGCTTTTGTCTCGCCTCCACCATCAGAATGTTATAAAG TTTGTAGCAGCGTGCAGAAAACCACCTGTTTATTGTGTTATCACTGAATATCTAGCAGAAGGTTCCTTAAGAGCATATTTGCATAAATTGGAGAAAAAGACTATTTCTATGCAGAAATTAATTGCTTTTGCTCTGGATATTGCGCGTGGGATGGAATATATACACTCTCAAGGTGTCATTCATAGAGACCTTAAACCAGAGAATGTCCTTATTAGCGAAGACTTTCACCTTAAAATTGCTGATTTTGGGATTGCTTGTGAGGAAGCATATTGTGACTTATTAGCTGACGACCCTGGTACGTACCGCTGGATGGCACCTGAGATGATCAAACGTAAATCCTATGGGAGAAAGGTTGATGTATATAGTTTTGGGCTTATCCTGTGGGAAATGGTAACCGGAACAATACCATATGAGGATATGACTCCCATCCAGGCTGCTTTTGCAGTGGTAAATAAG AATTCAAGGCCTGTTATTCCTTCCAATTGCCCACCTGCAATGCGCGCTTTAATCGAGCAATGTTGGTCCGTGCATCCAGACAAGAGGCCTGAGTTCTGGCAGGTTGTTAAGGTGTTAGAACAATTCGAATCATCACTTGCATTGGACGGAACCTTGACTCTGCTGCAAAACCCTTTGTACCAGGATCATAAGAAAGGGCTTCTTCATTGGATTCAAAAGCTTAGTCCTTCTCATCCAAATAGTGGTCCAGCACTTAAACCTAGATTCTCATGA